One region of Jatrophihabitans cynanchi genomic DNA includes:
- a CDS encoding aconitate hydratase: MPAQSKNSFGSRSQLAVGDTGYDYFRLDAVEGSERLPFSLKVLLENLLRTEDGKNVTAEQIRALAGWQPDAQPSTEIQFTPARVVMQDFTGVPAVVDLATMREAVVDLGGDATKINPLAPAELVIDHSVIADLFGTRDAFARNVELEYQRNRERYQFLRWGQTAFDEFKVVPPGTGIVHQVNIEYLARVVFARGGVAYPDTLVGTDSHTTMVNGLGVLGWGVGGIEAEAAMLGQPVSMLIPRVVGFKLTGQMPEGSTATDLVLTITEMLREHGVVGKFVEFYGAGVAAVPLANRATIGNMSPEYGSTCAIFPIDDETLRYLRFTGRKDEQIALVEAYAKTNGLWHDPSVEPHFSETLELDLSSVEPSLAGPKRPQDRVLLKEAKDCFRQSLADYVDGTFVISKGRADEASRESFPASDSPTVFRNGQDDADKPHDHDHSVLEGRPSNPARVSLPDGTAFDVDHGAVVIAAITSCTNTSNPSVMIGAALLAKKAVEKGLSRKPWVKTSLAPGSKVVTDYYDRAGLTPYLEKLGFNLVGYGCTTCIGNSGPIIEEVSAAVNENDLAVTAVLSGNRNFEGRINPDVKMNYLASPPLVVAYALAGSMDVDLLNDPLGEGSDGQPVYLRDIWPSSQEVQETIDTAIASEMYTGRYADVFAGDANWTGLPTPEGDIFEWDSESTYVRKPPYFDGMGREPEPVTDITGARALAKLGDSVTTDHISPAGSIKVDSPAGKYLTEHGIERRDFNSYGSRRGNHEVMIRGTFANIRLRNELAPGTEGGFTRDFTAGGEVTTIYDASVNYAEAGIPLVILAGKEYGSGSSRDWAAKGTALLGVRAVIAESYERIHRSNLIGMGVLPLQYPEGASAQSLGLTGEETFDVTGVPALTDSMPRTVHVKAGDVEFDAVVRIDTPGEADYYRHGGIMQYVLRSLL; the protein is encoded by the coding sequence GTGCCCGCACAGAGCAAGAACAGCTTCGGATCTCGTAGTCAGCTCGCCGTCGGTGACACCGGCTACGACTACTTCCGGCTGGACGCGGTCGAAGGGTCCGAACGGCTGCCGTTCAGTCTCAAGGTGCTGTTGGAGAACCTGCTGCGCACCGAGGACGGCAAGAACGTCACGGCTGAGCAGATCCGAGCCCTAGCCGGATGGCAGCCCGACGCGCAACCGAGCACCGAGATCCAGTTCACCCCGGCCCGCGTGGTCATGCAGGACTTCACCGGCGTGCCCGCCGTCGTCGATCTGGCGACCATGCGCGAGGCGGTTGTCGACCTCGGCGGAGACGCGACCAAGATCAACCCGCTGGCACCGGCCGAGCTCGTCATCGACCACTCGGTCATCGCCGACCTGTTCGGTACCCGCGACGCGTTCGCCCGCAACGTCGAGCTGGAGTACCAGCGCAACCGTGAGCGCTACCAGTTCCTGCGGTGGGGGCAAACCGCGTTCGACGAGTTCAAGGTGGTGCCGCCCGGCACCGGCATCGTGCACCAGGTGAACATCGAGTACCTGGCCCGCGTCGTGTTCGCGCGCGGAGGTGTCGCCTACCCGGACACGCTGGTGGGCACCGACTCGCACACCACCATGGTGAACGGCCTGGGCGTGCTCGGCTGGGGCGTCGGCGGCATCGAGGCCGAAGCCGCCATGCTCGGCCAGCCGGTCAGCATGCTGATCCCCCGCGTCGTCGGCTTCAAGCTCACCGGCCAGATGCCCGAGGGCTCGACCGCCACCGACCTGGTCCTGACCATCACCGAGATGCTGCGTGAGCACGGCGTGGTCGGCAAGTTCGTCGAGTTCTACGGGGCGGGCGTGGCCGCGGTGCCGCTGGCGAACCGGGCGACCATCGGCAACATGAGCCCCGAGTACGGCTCGACCTGCGCCATCTTCCCCATCGACGACGAGACGCTGCGCTACCTGCGCTTCACCGGCCGCAAGGACGAGCAGATCGCGCTCGTCGAGGCCTACGCGAAGACGAACGGGCTCTGGCACGACCCGTCCGTCGAACCGCACTTCTCCGAGACGCTCGAGCTCGACCTGTCCAGCGTGGAGCCCTCGCTGGCCGGCCCGAAGCGGCCGCAGGACCGGGTGCTGCTCAAGGAGGCGAAGGACTGCTTCCGTCAGTCGCTGGCCGACTACGTCGACGGCACCTTCGTGATCTCCAAGGGCCGCGCCGATGAGGCGTCGCGCGAGTCGTTCCCCGCGAGCGACTCGCCGACCGTGTTCCGCAACGGACAGGACGACGCCGACAAGCCGCACGACCACGACCACTCGGTGCTCGAGGGCCGCCCGTCCAACCCGGCGCGGGTCAGCCTGCCGGACGGCACCGCGTTCGACGTCGACCACGGCGCGGTCGTGATCGCCGCGATCACCTCGTGCACCAACACGTCCAACCCGTCGGTGATGATCGGCGCCGCGTTGCTGGCGAAGAAGGCGGTCGAGAAGGGGCTCTCGCGCAAGCCCTGGGTCAAGACCTCGCTGGCACCCGGCTCCAAGGTGGTCACCGACTACTACGACCGCGCCGGCCTGACCCCCTACCTGGAGAAGCTCGGCTTCAACCTGGTCGGTTACGGCTGCACCACCTGCATCGGCAACTCGGGGCCGATCATCGAGGAGGTGTCGGCCGCGGTGAACGAGAACGACCTCGCCGTCACCGCCGTGCTGTCCGGCAACCGCAACTTCGAGGGCCGGATCAACCCCGACGTGAAGATGAACTACCTCGCCTCGCCGCCACTCGTCGTCGCGTACGCGCTGGCCGGCTCGATGGACGTCGACCTGCTCAACGACCCGCTCGGCGAGGGCAGCGACGGGCAGCCGGTGTACCTGCGCGACATCTGGCCCAGCTCGCAGGAGGTGCAGGAGACCATCGACACCGCGATCGCCAGCGAGATGTACACCGGCCGCTACGCCGACGTCTTCGCGGGCGATGCGAACTGGACCGGGCTGCCGACGCCCGAGGGCGACATCTTCGAGTGGGACAGCGAGTCGACCTACGTGCGCAAGCCGCCGTACTTCGACGGGATGGGCCGCGAGCCGGAGCCGGTCACCGACATCACCGGCGCACGCGCGCTCGCCAAGCTGGGCGACTCGGTCACCACCGACCACATCTCGCCGGCCGGTTCGATCAAGGTCGACTCCCCCGCGGGCAAGTACCTGACCGAGCACGGCATCGAGCGCCGTGACTTCAACTCCTACGGCTCGCGGCGCGGCAACCACGAGGTGATGATCCGCGGGACGTTCGCGAACATCCGGCTGCGCAACGAACTGGCGCCCGGGACCGAAGGTGGCTTCACGCGCGACTTCACCGCAGGCGGCGAGGTCACCACGATCTACGACGCGTCGGTGAACTACGCCGAAGCGGGCATCCCGCTCGTGATCCTGGCCGGCAAGGAGTACGGCTCCGGGTCCTCGCGCGACTGGGCCGCCAAGGGCACCGCGCTGCTGGGCGTGCGCGCGGTGATCGCGGAGTCGTACGAGCGGATCCACCGCTCCAACCTGATCGGGATGGGTGTGCTGCCGCTGCAGTACCCGGAGGGCGCGAGCGCGCAGTCGCTCGGGCTGACCGGCGAGGAGACGTTCGACGTCACCGGGGTCCCCGCGCTGACCGACTCGATGCCGCGCACCGTGCACGTGAAGGCCGGCGACGTCGAGTTCGACGCCGTCGTCCGGATCGACACGCCCGGCGAGGCCGACTACTACCGGCACGGCGGGATCATGCAGTACGTCCTGCGCAGCCTGCTGTAG
- a CDS encoding phosphatase PAP2 family protein yields the protein MAERPDGTEQQRRTVPGVAKPRIAPLTKPLVAGYELVMRPIHAVGWHRIRLAFGLAYFLAIGYILVTDGVPTGRKALSYIVVAGLAITCLGRGWRRLVQVVIDWLPFTVVLMTYDQSRALADTMGMPLHESDIARAESWLFGGHVPTVWLQQHFYDAAQVHWWDALATLTYTSHFVVTPLIAAIFWIRDRRVWMRYISRVILLSFAGLATYILFPEAPPWLAARDGYIGSVSRLSARGWEYFHASFANRLLEAGQNGGANPVAAMPSLHLAFAFLAALTIYERLQTRWRGLIYLYPVLMGLTLVYTGEHYVIDLVFGMLYAVAAHWALCRWEAWWRARRPARVAVPELAAETEMESATAT from the coding sequence GTGGCGGAACGACCGGACGGGACGGAGCAGCAGCGCCGGACCGTCCCTGGAGTCGCCAAGCCGCGCATCGCGCCGCTCACCAAGCCCCTCGTCGCCGGCTACGAGCTCGTGATGCGCCCCATCCACGCGGTCGGCTGGCACCGGATCCGCCTCGCCTTCGGGCTGGCCTACTTCCTCGCGATCGGCTACATCCTGGTCACCGACGGAGTTCCGACCGGGCGCAAGGCGCTGTCGTACATCGTGGTGGCCGGCCTGGCGATCACCTGCCTCGGCCGGGGCTGGCGCCGGCTGGTGCAGGTGGTGATCGACTGGCTGCCGTTCACCGTGGTGCTGATGACCTACGACCAGTCGCGGGCGCTGGCCGACACGATGGGCATGCCGCTGCACGAGAGCGACATCGCCCGGGCCGAGAGCTGGCTGTTCGGGGGCCACGTCCCCACCGTCTGGCTGCAGCAGCACTTCTACGACGCCGCTCAGGTGCACTGGTGGGACGCGCTGGCCACGCTGACGTACACCTCGCACTTCGTGGTGACGCCGCTGATCGCCGCGATCTTCTGGATCCGCGACCGCAGGGTCTGGATGCGCTACATCAGCCGGGTCATCCTGCTCTCCTTCGCCGGGCTGGCCACCTACATCCTGTTCCCCGAGGCGCCGCCGTGGCTGGCCGCCCGGGACGGCTACATCGGTTCGGTCAGCCGGCTCTCGGCCCGCGGCTGGGAGTACTTCCACGCGTCCTTCGCCAACCGGCTGCTGGAGGCGGGCCAGAACGGTGGCGCGAACCCGGTCGCCGCGATGCCGTCGCTGCACCTGGCCTTCGCCTTCCTCGCCGCGCTCACCATCTACGAGCGGCTGCAGACGCGCTGGCGCGGGCTGATCTACCTGTACCCGGTCCTCATGGGGCTCACCCTCGTATACACCGGCGAGCACTACGTCATAGATCTGGTCTTCGGGATGCTCTACGCGGTGGCTGCGCACTGGGCGCTGTGCCGGTGGGAGGCGTGGTGGCGGGCCCGCCGCCCGGCGCGGGTCGCGGTGCCGGAACTGGCCGCAGAGACCGAAATGGAGTCCGCGACGGCCACCTGA
- a CDS encoding ATP-binding cassette domain-containing protein, which yields MSDDPILELQGVNKSFGPVDVLHGVDFKVYPGQVTALIGDNGAGKSTMVKCIGGTYTIDSGTFLFEGRPVTVHSPRDASELGIEIVYQDLALCDNLDIVQNMFLGRERVNGVTLNEISMEKAAQDTLKSLSVRTVKSVRQRVSSLSGGQRQTVAIAKSVLWNSKVVLLDEPTAALGVAQTAQVLRLVRRLADQGVGVVLISHNMNDVLEVADWIATLYLGRMAAIVKRSDVTQTQLVELITTGRSGDIGMTTSAATTSAQGGTPQ from the coding sequence GTGAGCGACGATCCGATCCTGGAACTCCAGGGCGTCAACAAGAGCTTCGGACCGGTCGACGTCCTGCACGGCGTCGACTTCAAGGTCTACCCCGGCCAGGTCACCGCGCTGATCGGTGACAACGGCGCAGGCAAGTCGACGATGGTCAAGTGCATCGGCGGCACGTACACCATCGATTCCGGAACGTTCCTGTTCGAGGGCCGTCCGGTCACGGTCCACAGCCCGCGTGATGCCTCCGAGCTCGGCATCGAGATCGTCTACCAGGACCTCGCGCTGTGCGACAACCTGGACATCGTCCAGAACATGTTCCTCGGGCGCGAGCGCGTCAACGGCGTCACCCTGAACGAGATCTCCATGGAGAAGGCCGCGCAGGACACGCTCAAGTCGCTGTCCGTCCGAACCGTCAAGTCGGTGCGGCAGCGGGTCTCCAGCTTGTCCGGCGGACAGCGGCAGACCGTCGCCATCGCCAAGTCCGTGCTGTGGAACTCCAAGGTGGTGCTGCTGGACGAGCCCACTGCGGCGCTCGGCGTGGCGCAGACCGCGCAGGTGCTCAGGCTGGTGCGCCGGCTCGCCGACCAGGGTGTCGGCGTCGTGCTCATCTCGCACAACATGAACGACGTGCTGGAGGTCGCCGACTGGATCGCGACCCTGTACCTGGGCCGGATGGCCGCTATCGTGAAGCGCTCTGACGTCACGCAGACGCAACTCGTCGAGCTCATCACGACCGGGCGCTCCGGCGACATCGGCATGACCACGAGCGCTGCCACCACTTCCGCGCAGGGAGGGACGCCCCAGTGA
- a CDS encoding sugar ABC transporter permease: MTETDLGKQTEPQDPQDEFAGTQPTALAGGIRAHLHAYVQRVRGGDMGSLPAIVALVVLVAFFWTVHHPFGSLGNFANLLQQGAYTIFIAMGLVFVLLIGEIDLAAGTAAGVCAAVMGRLSVGYNAPWPLAIGAAMLTGVLIGLLTGWVCAKVRIPSFVVTLALFLAFQGVVLYIVDNFKGPIGNLSITDNFIGALDNGQMSNWAGWLLVVILLVGYAAVKITGIAARSRAGLAAEPLVIAAIKVAGLAVICVIAVYLLNQDRAINKAPSIVNVNGHLVKRLPPALTGVPWVVPLILFFFVVTTFVLSRTRFGRHIYAVGGNPEAARRAGIPVDRIRITCFVINSFLASIGGILLASNTRSVDQNEGGGNILLLAVGAAVIGGTSLFGGKGRTLDAIIGGLVLAVIANGMANLVQGNNGSAVQYIVTGVVLLLAAAVDALSRRRAGASGLA, encoded by the coding sequence GTGACCGAGACCGACCTCGGCAAGCAGACCGAGCCACAGGACCCGCAGGACGAATTCGCGGGCACCCAGCCGACCGCACTCGCCGGGGGTATCCGGGCACATCTGCATGCGTACGTGCAGCGCGTGCGCGGCGGAGACATGGGTTCGCTGCCCGCGATCGTCGCCCTGGTCGTACTCGTGGCGTTCTTCTGGACGGTGCACCATCCGTTCGGGTCCCTGGGCAACTTCGCCAACCTGTTGCAGCAGGGCGCATACACGATCTTCATCGCGATGGGCCTGGTGTTCGTCCTGCTCATCGGTGAGATCGACCTGGCCGCAGGCACCGCGGCCGGTGTGTGCGCAGCGGTGATGGGCCGGCTCTCGGTCGGCTACAACGCGCCGTGGCCGCTCGCGATCGGCGCCGCGATGCTCACCGGCGTCCTGATCGGGCTGCTCACCGGGTGGGTGTGTGCCAAGGTCCGCATTCCCTCGTTCGTGGTGACGCTGGCGCTGTTCCTCGCCTTCCAGGGCGTGGTGCTCTACATCGTCGACAACTTCAAGGGCCCGATCGGCAACCTCAGCATCACCGACAACTTCATCGGCGCGCTCGACAACGGCCAGATGTCCAACTGGGCCGGGTGGCTGCTGGTCGTGATCCTGCTCGTCGGGTACGCGGCGGTGAAGATCACCGGCATCGCCGCGCGCTCGCGCGCCGGCCTGGCGGCCGAGCCGCTGGTCATCGCGGCGATCAAGGTGGCCGGCCTGGCGGTGATCTGCGTGATCGCGGTGTACCTGCTCAACCAGGACCGCGCGATCAACAAGGCGCCGAGCATCGTGAACGTCAACGGGCACCTGGTCAAGCGGCTTCCCCCGGCACTCACCGGCGTGCCCTGGGTGGTGCCGCTGATCCTCTTCTTCTTCGTCGTCACTACCTTCGTGCTGAGCCGGACGCGCTTCGGCCGGCACATCTACGCGGTCGGCGGCAACCCCGAGGCCGCCCGCCGGGCCGGCATCCCGGTGGACAGGATCCGCATCACCTGCTTCGTCATCAACTCCTTCCTCGCCTCGATCGGCGGAATCCTGCTCGCCTCCAACACCCGTTCGGTCGACCAGAACGAGGGCGGCGGCAACATCCTGCTGCTCGCCGTCGGCGCCGCGGTCATCGGCGGTACCAGCCTGTTCGGTGGCAAGGGCCGCACGCTGGACGCGATCATCGGCGGTCTCGTGCTCGCCGTGATCGCGAACGGCATGGCCAACCTGGTGCAGGGCAACAACGGCTCGGCCGTCCAGTACATCGTCACCGGTGTCGTGCTGCTGCTCGCCGCCGCGGTCGACGCGCTGTCGCGCCGGCGTGCCGGCGCCTCAGGCCTGGCCTGA
- a CDS encoding ROK family transcriptional regulator: MRRETVARPDAIRRHNLGLLLGHVHRDGELTRAQLTQRLALSRSTIGALVADLTESGLLDERVPNGGERAGRPSHVVAPREDGPYAVAVDVDVSRVSCAAVGIGGHVLARHAVANTEPASARLTATLIAESIDALAQQMKPGAWPVGIGVSVPGTVSRTDAMVEFAPNLGWRDEPFGKLLSSVVPEGFAVAVGNDADVAMMAEHLRGAARDCDDAVFLMGRIGVGAGVIANGSPLRGRDGHAGEVGHNVVDASGPRCHCGKRGCVETYVGDKALLKLAGRRRLPTSESVAALFADARGGDERAATAVRTVARSLGHTVATLVNVLNPERVILGGSLAGVFEFAADEVAAAMDEYAMSVAHEAVQLCTPGLGADSTLLGSAELAFARLLADPLAR; this comes from the coding sequence GTGCGTCGAGAGACAGTCGCGCGGCCGGACGCGATCCGGCGGCACAACCTCGGGCTACTGCTCGGGCACGTGCATCGCGACGGTGAGCTGACCCGCGCGCAGCTCACCCAGCGCCTGGCGCTGAGCCGCTCGACGATCGGTGCGCTCGTCGCCGACCTGACCGAGTCCGGCCTGCTCGACGAGCGGGTGCCGAACGGCGGCGAGCGGGCCGGTCGCCCCTCGCACGTCGTGGCGCCGCGCGAGGACGGCCCGTACGCGGTCGCCGTCGACGTGGACGTCAGCCGGGTCTCGTGCGCCGCCGTGGGCATCGGCGGGCACGTGCTCGCCAGGCACGCGGTGGCGAACACCGAGCCGGCCTCGGCCAGGCTGACGGCCACGCTGATCGCCGAGTCGATCGACGCGCTGGCGCAGCAGATGAAACCGGGCGCCTGGCCGGTCGGCATCGGCGTCAGCGTGCCCGGCACGGTCAGCCGGACCGACGCGATGGTCGAGTTCGCGCCGAACCTGGGCTGGCGCGACGAGCCGTTCGGCAAGCTGCTCTCGAGCGTGGTGCCCGAGGGGTTCGCGGTCGCGGTGGGCAACGACGCGGACGTCGCGATGATGGCCGAGCACCTGCGCGGGGCGGCACGTGACTGCGACGACGCGGTGTTCCTGATGGGCCGGATCGGCGTGGGTGCGGGGGTGATCGCGAACGGCAGCCCGTTGCGCGGCCGCGACGGGCACGCCGGCGAGGTCGGGCACAACGTGGTCGACGCGTCCGGTCCGCGCTGCCACTGCGGCAAACGTGGCTGCGTGGAGACCTACGTGGGCGACAAGGCGCTGCTCAAGCTCGCCGGCCGACGCCGCCTGCCGACGAGCGAGAGCGTCGCGGCGCTGTTCGCGGACGCGCGCGGCGGCGACGAGCGGGCCGCCACTGCGGTGCGCACCGTCGCCCGCTCGCTCGGGCACACCGTGGCCACTCTGGTCAACGTGCTGAACCCGGAGCGGGTGATCCTGGGCGGCTCGCTGGCCGGCGTCTTCGAGTTCGCCGCGGACGAGGTGGCCGCTGCCATGGACGAGTACGCGATGAGCGTGGCGCACGAGGCGGTGCAGCTGTGCACCCCGGGCCTGGGCGCCGATTCGACGCTGCTCGGCTCGGCCGAACTCGCCTTCGCGCGGCTGCTGGCCGACCCGCTGGCCCGCTGA
- the xylA gene encoding xylose isomerase: MVQPTKDDRFSFGLWTIGWQARDPFGDATRPPLDPVESVHKLAELGAYGVTFHDDDLIPFGSSDSERDKHIARFKDALAETGIVVPMMTTNLFTHPVFKDGGFTSNDRSVRRYALRKVLRNLDLAAELGAQTYVFWGGREGSEYDGAKDVQAALERYREGIDLLAAYVKEQGYGIRFAIEPKPNEPRGDILLPTVGHALAFIAQLEHGDIVGVNPEVGHEQMAGLNFAAGIAQALWAGKLFHIDLNGQRGIKFDQDLVFGHGDLLNAFFLVDLLEHGAGGSPAYAGPRHFDYKPSRTENIDGVWDSAAANMRMYLLLKERAAAYRADPEVQQALEDSGVTSLATPTLNPGESVADLRADASSYEEFDPEIAGARGYGFVRLNQLAIDHLLGAR; this comes from the coding sequence ATGGTGCAGCCCACGAAGGACGACCGGTTCAGCTTCGGTCTGTGGACGATCGGCTGGCAGGCGCGGGACCCGTTCGGCGACGCGACCCGGCCCCCGCTCGACCCGGTCGAATCGGTGCACAAGCTCGCCGAGCTCGGGGCGTACGGCGTCACCTTCCACGACGACGACCTGATCCCGTTCGGCTCGTCGGACTCCGAGCGCGACAAGCACATCGCGCGGTTCAAGGACGCACTGGCCGAGACCGGCATCGTCGTGCCGATGATGACCACCAACCTGTTCACCCACCCGGTGTTCAAGGACGGCGGGTTCACGAGCAACGACCGCTCGGTGCGCCGGTACGCGCTGCGCAAGGTGCTGCGCAACCTCGACCTGGCCGCCGAGCTCGGCGCACAGACGTATGTGTTCTGGGGCGGCCGCGAGGGCAGCGAGTACGACGGCGCGAAGGACGTGCAGGCGGCACTGGAGCGCTACCGCGAGGGCATCGACCTGCTCGCCGCCTACGTGAAGGAGCAGGGTTACGGCATCCGGTTCGCCATCGAGCCCAAGCCGAACGAGCCGCGCGGCGACATTCTGCTGCCGACCGTGGGGCACGCGCTCGCCTTCATCGCCCAACTCGAACACGGCGACATCGTCGGCGTGAACCCCGAGGTCGGGCACGAGCAGATGGCCGGGCTGAACTTCGCCGCGGGAATCGCCCAGGCGCTCTGGGCGGGCAAGCTGTTCCACATCGACCTCAACGGCCAGCGCGGCATCAAGTTCGACCAGGACCTCGTCTTCGGGCACGGCGACCTGCTCAACGCCTTCTTCCTGGTCGACCTGCTCGAGCACGGAGCCGGCGGCTCGCCCGCGTACGCCGGGCCGCGCCACTTCGACTACAAGCCTTCGCGCACCGAGAACATCGACGGGGTGTGGGACTCGGCGGCCGCGAACATGCGGATGTACCTGCTGCTCAAGGAGCGGGCGGCGGCCTACCGCGCCGACCCGGAGGTACAGCAGGCGCTCGAGGACTCGGGCGTCACTTCCCTGGCGACCCCGACCCTGAACCCCGGCGAGAGCGTGGCCGACCTGCGCGCCGACGCCAGCAGCTACGAGGAGTTCGACCCGGAGATCGCCGGTGCGCGCGGCTACGGCTTCGTCCGGCTGAACCAGCTCGCCATCGATCACCTGCTCGGCGCCCGCTGA
- the xylB gene encoding xylulokinase, whose product MPLVAGVDSSTQSCKVVVRDADSGALVRHGSAPHPSGTEVAPHAWWDALQQAVAAAGGLADVAAISVGAQQHGMVCLDESGAVVRDALLWNDSRSAAAAADLVAELPGGAAGWARAVGSVPVASFTVTKLRWLAEHEPDNAARTAAVCLPHDWLSWRLRGGGELDTVTTDRSDASGTGYWSPAENAYRPELLQLALGRAPLLPRVLGPAEAAGTRAGGTALIGPGAGDNAAAALGVGAEPGDVIISIGTSGVACALSSAPTADPSGAVAGFADATGAFLPLVATLNAGQVLDVVARLLGVGLPELSDLALQAPPGADGLVLVPYLAGERTPNKPDATGALHGLQLGNTTRAHLARAAIEGLLCGLADGLDALRAAGVQPARALLVGGGARSEALRRMAPAILGMPVVVPAPGESVADGAARQAAWTLAGTAEPPRWAAAAPARYEADPQPLVRARYARVRDLVSDRPNN is encoded by the coding sequence ATGCCGCTCGTGGCCGGGGTGGACTCCTCCACCCAATCGTGCAAGGTCGTGGTCCGGGACGCGGACAGCGGTGCGCTCGTCCGGCACGGGTCGGCGCCTCACCCGAGCGGCACCGAGGTGGCTCCGCACGCCTGGTGGGACGCGCTGCAGCAAGCAGTCGCCGCGGCCGGCGGGCTGGCGGACGTCGCAGCGATCTCGGTCGGCGCGCAGCAGCACGGCATGGTCTGCCTGGACGAGTCGGGCGCGGTGGTCCGCGACGCCCTGCTGTGGAACGACAGCAGGTCGGCCGCGGCCGCCGCAGACCTGGTCGCTGAGCTGCCGGGCGGTGCGGCCGGCTGGGCGCGCGCTGTGGGCTCGGTTCCGGTCGCATCCTTCACCGTCACGAAACTCCGCTGGCTCGCCGAACACGAGCCGGACAACGCCGCACGCACCGCGGCGGTGTGCCTGCCGCACGACTGGCTGAGCTGGCGGTTGCGCGGCGGCGGCGAACTCGACACGGTGACGACCGACCGCAGCGACGCCAGCGGCACCGGGTACTGGTCCCCCGCCGAGAACGCGTACCGGCCGGAGCTGCTGCAGCTGGCGCTGGGCAGGGCGCCACTGCTGCCGCGGGTGCTCGGCCCGGCCGAGGCGGCCGGCACGCGCGCCGGTGGCACCGCTCTCATCGGCCCGGGCGCGGGCGACAACGCCGCCGCCGCACTGGGCGTGGGCGCGGAGCCGGGCGACGTGATCATCTCGATCGGGACGAGCGGGGTGGCCTGCGCACTCAGCAGCGCGCCCACTGCCGACCCATCCGGAGCCGTGGCCGGATTCGCCGACGCCACCGGGGCGTTCCTGCCGCTGGTCGCCACCCTCAACGCCGGGCAGGTGCTCGACGTGGTTGCGCGGCTGCTCGGTGTCGGGCTGCCCGAACTGTCCGACCTGGCGCTGCAGGCGCCGCCCGGCGCGGACGGCCTGGTGCTGGTGCCCTACCTGGCGGGCGAACGAACCCCGAACAAACCGGACGCCACCGGCGCGCTGCACGGCCTGCAGTTGGGCAACACGACCAGGGCGCACCTCGCCCGCGCCGCGATCGAAGGTCTGCTGTGCGGTCTCGCCGACGGCCTGGATGCGTTGCGTGCGGCCGGCGTGCAGCCCGCCCGGGCACTGTTGGTCGGCGGTGGAGCGCGCTCGGAAGCCTTACGCCGCATGGCTCCGGCGATCCTGGGCATGCCGGTAGTCGTTCCCGCGCCGGGTGAGTCGGTCGCGGACGGCGCCGCCCGACAGGCAGCCTGGACGCTCGCCGGAACCGCCGAGCCGCCGCGCTGGGCTGCTGCCGCTCCCGCGCGCTACGAGGCCGACCCACAGCCGCTGGTGCGCGCGCGCTACGCCCGGGTCCGTGACCTGGTCAGCGATCGCCCGAACAACTAA